One segment of Capnocytophaga sp. oral taxon 878 DNA contains the following:
- a CDS encoding DUF6660 family protein → MRFFTFILSLYLLALTGLPCTDMLEGEESSASYEFVTAPTGEHSHFHLDSCSSFCICTCCQMVISTPTTYEALTIAQATATIPSYSYPLTVWSSNCYGNIWTPPKI, encoded by the coding sequence ATGAGATTTTTCACCTTCATACTTAGCTTATATCTGTTGGCACTCACTGGGCTGCCTTGTACGGATATGCTTGAAGGTGAGGAGTCTTCAGCTTCTTATGAATTTGTAACAGCCCCAACTGGGGAACACTCTCATTTTCATTTGGATAGCTGTTCATCTTTCTGCATTTGCACTTGCTGCCAAATGGTAATCAGCACGCCCACTACTTATGAGGCCTTAACCATTGCTCAAGCCACCGCAACCATTCCCTCCTATAGCTATCCCCTGACCGTATGGTCTTCGAACTGCTATGGGAATATCTGGACTCCTCCCAAGATATAG
- a CDS encoding CusA/CzcA family heavy metal efflux RND transporter produces the protein MLDKIILFSIKNKLFVGFMTLMLIFWGVWSATRLPIDAVPDITNNQVQIITSTPTLASQEVEQLVTFPIEQAIANIPGLEETRSISRFGLSVITAVFSEDMDIYFARQLVNEKLKEAQEQIPQGIGSPELSPVSTGLGEVYQYIIRPTEQSKNKYSAKDLRTMQDWIVARQLYGTKGIAEINSFGGELKQYEVVIDPDRLRAMGVSVSDIFTALEQNNQNTGGAYIDKRPNAYFIRGIGMARSLEDIGNIAVGKHTPPLFIKHVAEVRLGSALRYGALSYNGEVDAVGGVVMMLKGENSHEVVSRIKEKLPTIQQSLPEDVVIEPFLDRTDLVQRAIHTVEKNLLEGALIVIFILVLFLGNLRAGLIVATAIPLSLLFALGMMNLFGVSANLMSLGAIDFGIIVDGSVIVVEAVMHHLAIRKNHQRLTQTQMDEEVFHSASKIRSSAAFGEIIILMVYIPILTLVGVEGKMFRPMAQTVVFAILGALILSLTYIPAMSALLLPKTVSDKRSFAERMISWLYRHYQPLFVRSIRLRGWIIGSTVVLFVLAVGIFSRMGGEFIPQLQEGDFVFECILPPGTSLKQSLETSMQASRLIREFDEVKMVIGKTGSAEIPTDPMPLEASDIVIVLKSQDQWKSGRSYEELGDAIIERLKDIPGVFFEKSQPIQMHFNELMTGVRQDVTIKIFGENMDTLAHYAQRVSQLIQKTEGATAPQVEKVSGLPQINVTYDRVRLANYGLSVQEVNEVLSTAFAGKKAGVVFENERRFDLVVRLDSLHRTGIDDVQHMMVATENGQVPMSQLATIKYELGPAQVSREAGKRRIVIGFNVQGRDVQSVVSDIEQKLKGVKLPTGYYFTYGGQFENLQQATDRLLIAVPVALLLIFFLLYLAFHSIKQSLLIFSAIPMSAIGGVFALLLRGMPFSISAGIGFIALFGVAVLNGIVLIGTFNQLKKEGMTNLLHRVITGTEMRLRPVLMTAMVASLGFLPMALSQGAGAEVQRPLATVVIGGLVSATFLTLFVLPLLYIAFNSTFSWRRPSAKVLTIVLLLISPIALHAQQSYSLQEIEQIALKNNGVIKAAQLKLQGASAKERTSFELAKTDFTGQYGQYSSAEKDLSVGVSQSIPLPTVFAARKKLYQAETQLQQGQLALQQNELKRQVRNAYQQLQYLTFKEEQLLQLDSLYNNFIRIAEVRYKAGDTKKIDINTAQVKKGEISLLLQQNKTIQQATYRNLRTLMQTEEAFTITKSPVYEPLLLSEPSDVQLSQHPLVQLSYQEANIAEHNKRLERAQALPDLTLGYTNQSLIGMQTIGGVETYTDRSKRFHFATIGLSVPIFTATRAKVKAYKYQKEAAIEEAQQTEKQLKTQWINLQEEYQLNLQKYQFYKQEALPEAERIIRANQLGYSAGEISYVEYLYTLQTAVDTRLAYLESIEALNQKVIEIQSLLNQ, from the coding sequence ATGTTAGACAAAATCATACTATTTAGCATCAAAAATAAGCTATTTGTAGGATTCATGACCCTTATGCTTATTTTTTGGGGCGTATGGAGTGCTACAAGGCTCCCCATTGATGCCGTTCCAGATATTACTAACAACCAAGTACAAATCATCACCTCTACCCCTACTTTGGCCTCACAAGAGGTAGAGCAACTGGTTACTTTTCCTATTGAGCAAGCCATCGCCAATATTCCTGGGCTGGAGGAAACACGCAGTATTTCCCGCTTTGGTCTCTCGGTCATCACAGCCGTCTTTAGCGAGGATATGGACATCTACTTTGCCCGCCAGCTAGTCAATGAAAAGCTCAAGGAGGCACAGGAGCAAATCCCTCAAGGCATAGGCTCGCCCGAACTCTCACCCGTGAGTACCGGACTGGGGGAGGTATATCAGTATATCATTCGCCCTACGGAACAGAGCAAAAACAAATATTCCGCCAAAGACCTCCGCACCATGCAGGACTGGATCGTGGCTCGCCAACTCTATGGTACCAAAGGAATAGCCGAAATCAACAGCTTTGGAGGCGAACTCAAACAGTATGAGGTGGTTATAGACCCCGATCGCCTCCGTGCCATGGGGGTGAGTGTCAGTGATATTTTCACTGCTTTGGAGCAGAACAACCAAAATACAGGAGGTGCCTATATCGACAAGCGCCCCAATGCCTACTTTATCCGAGGAATAGGCATGGCTCGCTCCCTTGAAGACATAGGCAATATAGCCGTAGGCAAGCACACCCCTCCCCTCTTTATCAAGCATGTAGCCGAGGTACGCTTGGGCAGTGCCCTCCGCTATGGTGCCCTTAGCTATAATGGCGAGGTGGATGCCGTAGGTGGGGTAGTGATGATGCTCAAGGGCGAAAACAGCCACGAGGTAGTCAGTCGTATCAAAGAAAAACTGCCCACCATACAGCAATCCCTACCTGAAGATGTAGTGATAGAGCCATTCTTAGACCGCACGGACTTGGTACAACGCGCCATCCATACAGTAGAGAAAAACCTCTTAGAGGGGGCGCTGATTGTCATCTTCATCTTAGTACTTTTCTTAGGGAACCTGCGTGCCGGACTGATTGTTGCCACAGCCATTCCGCTCTCCTTGCTCTTTGCCTTAGGAATGATGAACCTCTTTGGAGTAAGTGCCAACCTGATGAGCTTGGGAGCGATAGATTTCGGAATTATCGTAGATGGATCGGTTATCGTGGTAGAAGCAGTGATGCACCACTTGGCGATCCGAAAGAACCACCAACGACTTACCCAAACACAAATGGATGAGGAGGTATTCCATTCCGCTTCCAAAATACGCAGTAGTGCCGCCTTCGGAGAGATTATCATCCTGATGGTGTATATTCCCATTCTTACCTTGGTAGGAGTAGAGGGCAAGATGTTCCGCCCTATGGCACAAACCGTCGTCTTTGCTATTTTGGGTGCCCTGATCCTTTCCCTGACTTATATCCCTGCCATGAGCGCTTTGCTCCTACCTAAAACAGTAAGTGACAAGCGCAGTTTTGCCGAGCGAATGATAAGCTGGCTCTACCGTCACTACCAACCGCTCTTTGTCCGTTCTATCCGCCTTAGGGGATGGATAATAGGCAGTACCGTGGTACTGTTCGTTCTTGCGGTAGGCATTTTCAGCCGTATGGGAGGTGAGTTTATTCCACAACTACAAGAAGGCGATTTTGTTTTTGAATGTATTCTGCCACCGGGCACTTCCCTGAAGCAGAGCTTGGAGACTTCCATGCAGGCCTCTCGCCTGATTCGTGAGTTCGACGAGGTGAAAATGGTGATAGGCAAAACAGGTTCTGCCGAAATACCTACCGACCCTATGCCGCTGGAAGCCTCCGATATTGTGATCGTACTCAAGAGCCAAGACCAATGGAAAAGTGGTCGCTCCTATGAGGAATTAGGAGATGCCATCATTGAGCGGCTCAAGGATATTCCTGGGGTTTTCTTTGAGAAAAGCCAGCCTATACAAATGCATTTCAACGAATTGATGACAGGTGTCAGACAGGATGTAACGATAAAAATCTTTGGAGAAAACATGGATACCCTCGCCCACTACGCCCAAAGAGTAAGCCAACTTATCCAGAAAACAGAAGGTGCTACCGCCCCACAGGTCGAAAAAGTAAGCGGACTTCCGCAAATCAATGTTACTTACGATCGGGTACGCTTGGCCAACTACGGACTTTCGGTGCAAGAGGTCAATGAGGTACTCAGTACCGCCTTTGCTGGTAAGAAGGCTGGGGTTGTCTTCGAGAACGAACGAAGGTTCGACCTTGTGGTGCGCCTCGATAGCCTCCATCGTACCGGAATTGACGATGTACAGCATATGATGGTAGCTACCGAAAATGGGCAGGTGCCGATGAGCCAATTGGCCACTATCAAATATGAATTAGGCCCCGCACAAGTAAGCCGTGAAGCAGGCAAGCGCCGTATCGTCATTGGCTTCAACGTGCAAGGGCGCGATGTGCAGAGTGTGGTGAGTGATATAGAACAAAAATTAAAGGGCGTAAAGCTCCCTACGGGCTATTACTTTACCTATGGCGGTCAGTTTGAGAACCTACAACAAGCCACCGACCGACTGCTCATAGCCGTGCCTGTAGCCCTACTTTTAATATTTTTCTTGTTATACCTTGCTTTCCACTCTATAAAACAATCATTGCTCATCTTTAGCGCTATCCCGATGAGTGCCATTGGGGGCGTATTTGCCTTGCTTCTTCGGGGAATGCCTTTTAGTATTAGTGCGGGTATTGGTTTTATCGCGCTCTTTGGGGTAGCAGTGCTCAACGGTATAGTGCTTATTGGCACTTTCAACCAGCTGAAAAAAGAAGGAATGACCAACCTTTTGCATCGCGTGATTACGGGTACCGAAATGCGTTTACGCCCTGTGCTAATGACGGCTATGGTGGCGAGCTTAGGTTTCCTACCTATGGCACTCAGTCAAGGAGCAGGAGCAGAAGTACAACGCCCCTTAGCTACAGTGGTTATTGGGGGGTTAGTATCGGCTACCTTCCTCACCCTCTTCGTGCTTCCGTTGCTTTACATCGCTTTCAATAGTACCTTTTCTTGGCGCCGTCCTTCAGCTAAAGTACTCACGATAGTCCTATTGCTTATCAGTCCTATAGCGCTACACGCTCAGCAGTCTTACTCGCTACAAGAAATAGAGCAAATAGCCCTTAAGAACAATGGAGTGATTAAGGCAGCACAACTCAAGCTACAAGGAGCAAGTGCTAAAGAGCGAACCTCTTTTGAATTGGCTAAAACAGACTTTACAGGGCAATACGGGCAGTACAGCAGTGCTGAAAAAGACCTTTCAGTAGGTGTATCACAATCTATTCCTTTGCCTACAGTATTTGCTGCTCGCAAAAAGCTCTATCAAGCAGAGACACAATTACAACAAGGGCAATTAGCCCTTCAGCAGAATGAACTGAAGCGGCAAGTGCGCAACGCATATCAGCAATTGCAATATTTGACTTTTAAAGAGGAACAGCTCTTGCAGCTTGATAGTCTCTACAATAATTTTATTCGCATTGCTGAAGTACGCTATAAAGCAGGGGATACCAAGAAGATAGATATTAACACTGCCCAAGTGAAGAAAGGAGAAATAAGTTTGTTACTTCAACAGAACAAAACTATACAACAAGCTACCTATCGCAACTTGCGTACGTTAATGCAAACAGAAGAAGCATTTACCATTACCAAGTCGCCCGTGTATGAGCCTTTGTTACTCAGTGAGCCTTCGGATGTACAACTCTCTCAGCACCCTTTGGTACAACTCAGCTATCAAGAAGCAAACATAGCTGAGCACAACAAACGTCTAGAGCGTGCCCAAGCCCTGCCCGACCTTACATTGGGCTATACCAATCAGTCTCTTATAGGAATGCAAACCATTGGAGGGGTAGAGACCTATACTGATAGAAGTAAACGTTTTCACTTTGCCACCATAGGGCTTTCAGTTCCTATTTTTACCGCTACCCGTGCCAAGGTGAAAGCTTATAAATATCAGAAAGAAGCAGCTATAGAAGAAGCCCAACAAACAGAAAAACAGCTTAAAACTCAATGGATAAATCTGCAAGAGGAATACCAACTGAATTTGCAAAAATATCAGTTTTACAAACAAGAAGCTCTACCCGAAGCCGAGCGCATTATCCGAGCCAATCAGTTAGGGTATAGCGCAGGTGAAATAAGCTATGTGGAGTACCTTTACACCCTACAGACAGCCGTAGATACCCGCTTAGCATACCTTGAGAGTATCGAGGCGCTTAATCAAAAAGTAATAGAAATACAATCCCTTTTAAACCAGTAA
- a CDS encoding efflux RND transporter periplasmic adaptor subunit, translated as MKKYSIKIAFILIGISLSACNGTPTTTNNQKLEEREEHHEEGGNLTTLTQAQIQTVDIRLGHIEEKALAATLKANGILSVPADHQAKVSTVYAGIIKSVKVEIGSYVQKGQVIATVSNPEFLQQQQRLLTVNSQIELAKQELDRQQTLYEGNAGTGKNLQAATTQLRTLRTEKASLEEQIRLMGLNPQTLTDKGMQSTLAIVAPISGNISAVYTNKGAYVDASTPIVEIIDNSSLHLHLQVYERDLPYIKVGQQVHFNPTNNTSREYDAQVYNIAASFENESKSIIVHCHVEGDKQGLINGMNVTGVISLDKQTTPAVPNEAIVEDAGKSYIFLVTQTSDKETSFEKVEVVKGASESGYTAIAPVKPIAPEQTIATKGAFFINATLVNAEKDSD; from the coding sequence ATGAAAAAATATAGTATAAAAATCGCTTTTATCCTTATAGGAATTAGTCTATCAGCCTGCAATGGCACTCCTACAACTACCAATAATCAAAAGCTCGAAGAGCGCGAAGAACACCACGAAGAAGGAGGCAACCTCACCACCCTTACCCAAGCTCAAATCCAAACTGTAGATATTCGTTTGGGACATATAGAAGAAAAAGCTCTTGCCGCTACCCTCAAAGCCAATGGAATACTGAGCGTGCCTGCCGACCATCAGGCGAAGGTATCGACTGTATATGCGGGGATTATCAAGAGCGTAAAGGTAGAGATAGGCAGTTATGTGCAAAAAGGGCAAGTAATCGCTACTGTTTCTAACCCAGAATTCTTGCAACAACAACAGCGCTTGCTCACCGTTAATAGTCAGATAGAACTTGCTAAACAAGAACTTGACCGTCAGCAAACCCTCTATGAAGGTAATGCTGGTACTGGTAAGAACCTACAAGCCGCTACTACTCAGCTACGCACCCTCCGTACCGAAAAAGCTTCACTTGAAGAACAAATACGCCTAATGGGCTTAAACCCTCAAACACTCACCGATAAGGGAATGCAATCTACTTTGGCGATAGTGGCTCCTATTAGTGGGAATATCAGTGCGGTATATACTAACAAAGGGGCTTATGTAGATGCCTCCACCCCTATTGTGGAAATCATCGACAACAGTTCGCTGCACCTGCACTTGCAAGTGTATGAGCGAGACTTGCCTTACATTAAGGTAGGACAACAAGTGCACTTCAACCCTACCAATAACACCTCTCGCGAATATGATGCCCAAGTGTATAACATTGCGGCTTCGTTTGAAAACGAAAGCAAAAGTATCATTGTACATTGCCACGTAGAGGGTGACAAACAAGGGCTCATCAATGGAATGAATGTAACAGGGGTTATCAGTCTTGACAAACAAACGACCCCTGCTGTACCTAACGAGGCTATCGTAGAGGATGCTGGTAAATCCTACATTTTTCTGGTAACCCAAACTTCGGATAAAGAAACCTCTTTTGAGAAAGTGGAGGTAGTAAAAGGAGCTTCCGAAAGTGGGTATACTGCCATTGCCCCTGTAAAACCTATAGCCCCCGAACAGACTATTGCTACCAAAGGAGCATTCTTTATCAACGCAACCTTAGTAAATGCTGAAAAAGATAGTGATTAG
- a CDS encoding site-specific integrase translates to MKKVKRSTFKVLFCLKKNAPKKNGKVAIMGRITIDNQVAQFSTKLEILPQKWDLKYGRVTGKTEEATQLNRKLEEIRSRIITHYKELMKYEGVVTAQKLKATFLGIGVMEDSLLKVYENFKEGFALMVEKGVRSYSTLNKYENVYTHLSEFIQYKYRRSDISFKELTEDFINDFDFYLRVNKSLTHNTIWVYMMPLCKMVEIAIDKGIIYRNPFKNYISSMEEKDRGYLLREEVETLLQYHPKSASAELVRDLFVFSCFTGFSYIDIKQLKRSHLQSFFDGNKWLIKRRQKSDVPCNVRLLDIAEKIIEKYEGTTRTEALFPTPSNTNCNLLIRKMMKDCNIIREKPISFHWARHTFGTLFLTEGVPLESVSKMMGHKNIKTTQIYAKITNEKISKDMEIAAERLKNLKIG, encoded by the coding sequence ATGAAAAAAGTAAAACGCTCAACCTTTAAGGTATTGTTTTGCCTTAAAAAGAATGCCCCAAAGAAGAACGGTAAGGTTGCTATTATGGGGCGTATTACCATTGACAATCAGGTAGCTCAGTTTAGTACCAAACTTGAAATCCTTCCACAGAAATGGGATTTGAAGTACGGAAGGGTAACAGGTAAAACAGAAGAAGCTACCCAACTTAATCGCAAGCTGGAAGAGATTCGCTCACGTATTATTACTCATTACAAGGAACTGATGAAGTACGAGGGAGTGGTTACTGCTCAGAAGCTAAAAGCTACTTTTCTAGGCATAGGAGTAATGGAAGATTCCTTGCTAAAAGTCTATGAGAATTTCAAAGAAGGCTTTGCCTTGATGGTAGAAAAAGGTGTTAGAAGTTACAGCACTCTTAACAAATATGAGAATGTATATACTCATTTGAGCGAGTTTATCCAGTATAAATACCGCAGAAGTGATATTTCTTTCAAAGAGCTTACAGAAGACTTTATCAACGATTTTGATTTCTATCTTAGAGTTAATAAAAGTCTTACTCACAACACAATATGGGTTTATATGATGCCCCTTTGTAAAATGGTAGAAATAGCCATAGACAAAGGAATTATCTATCGCAATCCTTTTAAGAATTATATAAGTTCTATGGAGGAGAAAGATAGAGGCTATTTGCTTAGAGAGGAAGTAGAAACTCTTTTACAATATCACCCTAAGAGTGCTTCTGCTGAATTAGTACGAGACCTATTTGTTTTTAGTTGCTTTACAGGCTTCTCTTATATTGATATCAAACAACTTAAAAGAAGCCACTTACAATCGTTCTTTGACGGCAACAAATGGCTTATCAAACGCCGTCAGAAATCTGATGTGCCCTGTAATGTACGTCTGTTGGATATAGCCGAGAAAATTATTGAAAAATATGAAGGTACGACTCGTACAGAGGCATTGTTTCCTACACCCTCCAACACTAATTGCAATCTCTTAATCAGAAAGATGATGAAAGATTGTAACATCATTCGTGAAAAACCCATTTCATTTCACTGGGCACGCCATACCTTTGGTACTCTGTTCTTAACAGAAGGGGTTCCCTTGGAAAGTGTTAGCAAGATGATGGGACATAAGAATATCAAAACTACCCAGATTTATGCTAAAATCACCAATGAGAAAATCAGCAAGGATATGGAAATTGCTGCCGAACGATTAAAGAATTTAAAGATAGGATAG
- a CDS encoding tRNA1(Val) (adenine(37)-N6)-methyltransferase: MLFRFKQFVIKQEAAAMKVGTDGVLLGAWTPLYAPSRILDVGAGTGLLSLMLAQRTTNATIEAIEIDEAAYNECCENLQNSPWAERLKAYHTSFQEFLSVGKLYDLIISNPPFYTANYKAPAAARHIARSAEALPFDILLGGVSRLLASTGYFSVIIPYAEEESFIHLAAQYALYPVQGLRTQGTPDAPLKRSLLLFSNTRTITPFVPQTLTIEMTRHNYTLAYKTLTKEFYLNF, translated from the coding sequence ATGTTATTCCGGTTTAAACAATTTGTTATAAAGCAAGAAGCTGCCGCAATGAAAGTAGGCACCGATGGAGTGCTATTAGGGGCTTGGACACCTCTTTATGCTCCGTCTCGTATTTTGGATGTAGGAGCAGGTACAGGGTTGCTTTCGCTAATGCTAGCACAGCGGACTACTAATGCAACTATTGAAGCTATAGAGATAGATGAAGCTGCTTACAATGAGTGTTGTGAGAATTTGCAAAATAGTCCTTGGGCAGAGCGGCTAAAGGCTTACCACACTTCATTTCAAGAATTTCTTTCGGTTGGGAAGTTATATGATCTTATCATTAGTAACCCGCCTTTTTATACTGCAAATTACAAAGCCCCAGCTGCAGCGCGCCATATAGCCCGCTCGGCTGAGGCTTTGCCTTTTGATATATTACTTGGTGGTGTGAGTAGACTGCTTGCCTCTACAGGGTATTTTTCAGTAATTATTCCTTATGCTGAAGAAGAGAGTTTTATTCATTTGGCAGCACAGTACGCTCTTTATCCTGTACAAGGATTGCGTACGCAGGGCACTCCTGATGCTCCACTAAAACGCAGTCTATTATTATTTAGTAATACTCGTACAATAACTCCCTTTGTCCCGCAAACGCTTACTATTGAAATGACTCGGCATAACTATACATTGGCCTACAAAACCCTTACTAAAGAGTTTTATCTTAACTTTTAA
- a CDS encoding MFS transporter: MEHQNQNKSYVLPIAMMFALFFMISFVTGLQAPLGNITKTQFGLSNFASQLGYFANFAAYAFMGIPAGLMLQRIGYKKTALAAIVVGFVGVCITFFSGIADSFAVYLTGAFVAGFSMCMLNAVVNPMLNTLGGGGKRGNQLLQFGGVVNSIGATIVPVLVGYLIGAAANAGDNSSAQITDANPALYLAMGIFALAFIVLALVQIPEPQTAVQVKEVGVKDSHSALSFRHFKLGAVAIFLYVGIEVGIQSIAFNFMKEGLNMDASIVGSVVGTYWFLMLIGRLVGGSLGHKFSSKGMLAFVSVLGLIFVFTAMLMPEDQKVNMLVFKKDISFGFAEVPIGIMFLILCGLCTSVMWGGIFNLATEGLGKYTAAASGIFMVMVCGGGILPAIQGAVADVVGYMQSYWVIAIALLFLLYYALVGSKNVNTDIKVD; the protein is encoded by the coding sequence ATGGAACACCAAAATCAAAACAAGAGTTACGTATTGCCTATTGCAATGATGTTCGCCCTATTCTTTATGATATCATTCGTAACAGGCTTACAAGCACCTTTAGGTAACATTACTAAAACCCAATTTGGACTAAGCAACTTCGCTTCACAATTAGGGTATTTTGCCAATTTTGCTGCGTATGCCTTTATGGGTATCCCTGCAGGATTAATGCTACAACGCATTGGCTACAAAAAAACAGCTTTAGCAGCTATTGTAGTAGGCTTTGTAGGGGTATGTATTACTTTCTTTTCAGGTATAGCAGATAGTTTTGCTGTATACCTTACAGGAGCTTTCGTTGCAGGCTTCTCAATGTGTATGCTTAATGCAGTTGTTAACCCAATGCTTAATACCCTTGGTGGTGGTGGTAAGCGCGGCAACCAGCTATTACAATTCGGTGGGGTTGTGAACTCTATCGGGGCTACCATTGTACCTGTATTAGTAGGTTACTTGATAGGGGCTGCTGCCAATGCTGGCGATAACTCTTCAGCACAAATAACCGATGCCAACCCTGCATTATACTTAGCTATGGGAATTTTTGCTTTAGCTTTTATTGTTCTAGCTTTAGTTCAAATCCCCGAACCTCAAACAGCTGTTCAGGTAAAAGAAGTAGGTGTTAAAGATAGTCATAGTGCTCTTTCTTTCCGCCACTTTAAATTAGGTGCTGTTGCTATTTTCTTATATGTAGGTATCGAAGTAGGAATACAAAGTATCGCTTTTAACTTTATGAAAGAAGGCTTAAATATGGATGCTTCTATTGTTGGTTCTGTAGTTGGTACTTATTGGTTCTTGATGCTTATAGGCCGTTTGGTAGGTGGTTCATTAGGTCACAAATTCTCTAGTAAAGGAATGCTTGCTTTCGTATCAGTATTAGGACTTATATTTGTTTTCACAGCTATGTTAATGCCTGAAGACCAAAAAGTTAATATGCTAGTATTCAAGAAAGATATTTCATTCGGTTTTGCCGAAGTGCCTATCGGTATTATGTTCCTTATCCTTTGCGGTTTATGTACTTCAGTAATGTGGGGTGGTATTTTCAACCTTGCTACCGAAGGCTTAGGTAAATATACAGCTGCTGCTTCTGGTATCTTTATGGTTATGGTATGCGGTGGTGGTATATTACCTGCTATACAAGGTGCTGTAGCCGATGTGGTAGGCTATATGCAAAGTTACTGGGTAATAGCTATTGCTCTTCTATTCTTATTATACTATGCTTTAGTAGGTAGTAAGAATGTGAACACCGATATCAAAGTCGATTAA
- a CDS encoding PDZ domain-containing protein: MYRFIILLFLISPFVKAQSGEVKTYTLQCTDGKERPYVVYTPKTNTNKAKPLIIFLHGAIANPEINAAPEKYALRSPMIALADAADAYLLFPFGQKGATWFDSVGTEMVMSEIEAVKKQYAINENKIFLSGFSDGGSGTYYFAMTNPEPFAGFIPLNGNMKVADMLGEEELFIENTNQKPFFIINTTADMLYPLEQITPAIELLKSINPNVVFHSPQGNHTMEYMDKEQEALVNFINSNTKKTLTHIVWETSSTNPKTISWLTVAGIDTLAPRQQWHSPAKNTRIWNNKADLGIKKQNMTTGGIKVELFKSDTATAKRLGIKEGDIIVALEQDTINSPFATMMYTAKKRAGDSISVSLLRDGKTITLKGKFNKGYPYSLFKRKHPSAKTEALIEDRKLYIRTSRVKFYNIEKKALPLKIKGKVLPFINKT; the protein is encoded by the coding sequence ATGTACAGATTTATCATTCTATTATTTCTAATTAGCCCTTTTGTTAAGGCACAAAGTGGTGAAGTAAAAACCTACACCCTGCAATGTACCGATGGTAAAGAACGCCCTTATGTGGTTTATACTCCTAAAACAAACACCAACAAAGCAAAGCCTCTTATCATTTTTTTACACGGGGCTATTGCCAATCCCGAAATTAATGCTGCTCCCGAAAAGTACGCCCTACGCTCTCCTATGATAGCTTTAGCCGATGCTGCCGATGCCTACCTGCTCTTCCCCTTTGGGCAAAAAGGAGCTACTTGGTTTGATAGTGTAGGTACCGAAATGGTAATGAGTGAAATTGAAGCCGTGAAAAAACAGTATGCTATAAACGAGAATAAAATTTTCCTTTCGGGCTTTTCCGATGGGGGTTCGGGTACTTACTACTTCGCTATGACCAACCCCGAGCCTTTTGCCGGTTTCATTCCCCTAAATGGTAATATGAAAGTAGCCGATATGTTAGGCGAAGAAGAGCTTTTTATAGAGAATACGAACCAAAAACCTTTCTTCATTATCAATACCACTGCCGATATGCTTTATCCTCTGGAGCAAATAACTCCTGCCATTGAATTACTAAAAAGCATAAACCCCAATGTTGTTTTTCACTCTCCTCAAGGCAATCATACTATGGAGTATATGGATAAAGAACAAGAAGCCTTAGTTAATTTTATTAATAGCAATACAAAAAAAACCTTAACTCATATTGTATGGGAAACCTCTTCTACCAATCCCAAAACTATAAGCTGGCTTACTGTAGCTGGGATTGACACTCTTGCTCCTCGCCAACAGTGGCACTCTCCTGCCAAAAACACACGCATCTGGAATAACAAAGCCGATTTGGGTATTAAAAAACAAAATATGACTACTGGCGGAATAAAGGTCGAACTCTTTAAAAGCGATACAGCTACTGCTAAACGTTTAGGAATAAAAGAAGGCGATATTATTGTAGCTTTGGAGCAAGATACCATTAACTCACCCTTTGCTACAATGATGTACACTGCCAAAAAACGTGCTGGCGATAGTATCTCAGTCAGCCTATTACGTGACGGAAAGACTATTACCCTAAAAGGAAAATTTAACAAAGGTTATCCTTACTCTTTATTCAAGCGCAAACACCCTTCAGCTAAAACAGAAGCCCTTATTGAGGATAGGAAATTGTATATCCGCACTTCAAGAGTGAAATTTTACAATATTGAAAAGAAAGCCTTACCTTTGAAAATCAAAGGAAAAGTACTGCCATTCATAAATAAAACTTAA